One Candidatus Sulfurimonas baltica DNA segment encodes these proteins:
- a CDS encoding caspase family protein, protein MKQKIKILLLFTLLQLPVQLLADYSYDMAVKADNYIKNNNYKDAKYYLEEAAKGGSNEAWSKYLLGYMYVNGSGVTKNYTKAKQYLEEAANGGSIEGKFQLGTIYLNGLGVTKDYTKAKQYFEEASDSGHIGSKYQLGNIYLNGSGVTKDYSKAIKLFKEASNAGNYGSKYNLALMYRDGQGVTKNYSKAIQLFEECSNIGDTNSKVFLANMYYRGQGVTKNYSKAIQLFEEASKDGYGFAKSSFGWMYYTEKPIKDYKKARELFEDVDSSISLDGKSNLALMYFRGQGVEKNYSKAIQLLEEIIEANNDFPDPKNNLAWIYLNGYGVEKNTEKALKLFKEAAEKDNVAANLNLAWIYKNGINVKANKQTATYWQERANSLGKDASQENYQLTYLFDAPTISDNIAVLVKKFQQKKVSYKRYLIVIGAENYEYTDNIVYSQNTAQMFTDVAQKTLGISESNTLELTSKNASMGRIQMKMKKLLRRVKHGDTVYFYYSGHGIPVVSQKNEPYILPIDVEPEFISEAPFFKLQNIYKTLADSKASKVVAFIDSCFSGATDGVSVIKGVAATRIKPKSVTFDTKKMVILTAGKDNQYSNMYEEKKYRLFSYFLMESMLKGRTSLQDIYSDVYIKVKDESYKMGDMKLQEPTMSGNKAMEF, encoded by the coding sequence ATGAAACAAAAAATAAAAATCTTATTGCTTTTTACACTGTTGCAATTACCAGTTCAACTACTGGCAGATTATAGTTATGATATGGCAGTGAAGGCTGATAATTATATAAAAAATAATAACTATAAAGATGCAAAATATTATTTGGAAGAAGCTGCAAAAGGTGGTAGTAATGAGGCTTGGTCAAAATATCTACTTGGGTATATGTATGTCAATGGCTCAGGAGTAACAAAAAACTATACAAAAGCAAAACAATATCTTGAAGAAGCAGCAAATGGTGGAAGTATAGAAGGAAAATTTCAACTTGGAACTATATACCTGAATGGCTTGGGAGTAACAAAAGACTACACAAAAGCAAAACAATATTTTGAAGAAGCATCTGACAGTGGACATATAGGTTCAAAATATCAACTTGGAAATATATACCTGAATGGCTCAGGAGTAACAAAAGACTATTCAAAAGCTATAAAATTATTTAAAGAAGCTTCAAATGCTGGTAATTATGGTTCAAAATATAATCTTGCCCTGATGTATAGAGATGGGCAAGGTGTAACAAAAAACTATTCAAAAGCTATACAATTATTTGAAGAATGTTCCAATATTGGTGACACTAATTCAAAGGTTTTTCTTGCAAATATGTACTATAGAGGGCAAGGTGTAACAAAAAACTATTCAAAAGCTATACAATTATTTGAAGAAGCTTCTAAAGATGGTTATGGATTTGCAAAATCTAGCTTTGGCTGGATGTATTACACAGAAAAACCAATCAAAGATTATAAAAAAGCAAGAGAACTATTTGAAGATGTTGATAGCAGTATTTCACTTGATGGAAAATCCAACTTAGCTCTTATGTACTTTAGAGGACAGGGTGTAGAAAAAAACTATTCAAAAGCTATACAATTATTAGAAGAAATAATAGAGGCTAATAATGATTTTCCAGATCCTAAAAATAATTTAGCCTGGATATATTTAAATGGTTATGGTGTAGAGAAAAACACTGAAAAAGCACTTAAACTTTTTAAAGAGGCTGCTGAAAAAGATAATGTGGCAGCCAATCTAAATCTTGCTTGGATATACAAAAATGGAATAAATGTAAAAGCAAATAAACAAACAGCAACTTATTGGCAAGAAAGAGCTAACAGTCTTGGAAAAGATGCTTCACAAGAAAATTATCAATTAACTTATCTTTTTGATGCACCTACAATTAGTGACAATATAGCAGTTCTTGTTAAAAAATTTCAACAAAAAAAAGTAAGCTATAAAAGATATTTAATTGTAATTGGTGCTGAAAACTATGAATACACAGATAATATAGTTTACTCACAAAACACTGCCCAAATGTTTACAGATGTAGCCCAAAAAACATTAGGAATATCAGAATCAAATACACTTGAACTAACAAGCAAAAATGCTTCAATGGGTAGAATTCAAATGAAAATGAAAAAATTACTTAGAAGAGTAAAGCATGGAGACACTGTCTACTTCTATTATAGTGGGCATGGGATCCCTGTTGTTTCACAAAAAAATGAACCTTATATCCTACCAATAGATGTTGAGCCTGAATTTATAAGTGAAGCACCCTTCTTTAAATTACAAAATATTTATAAAACACTTGCAGATAGTAAAGCTTCAAAAGTGGTAGCCTTTATAGATAGTTGCTTTAGTGGTGCCACAGATGGAGTAAGTGTCATCAAGGGTGTGGCTGCAACGAGAATAAAACCTAAGAGTGTAACTTTTGATACAAAGAAAATGGTTATATTAACAGCAGGTAAAGATAATCAATATTCAAATATGTATGAAGAGAAAAAGTATAGATTATTTAGTTATTTTTTAATGGAATCAATGCTAAAAGGGAGAACAAGTCTCCAAGATATTTATAGTGATGTCTATATTAAAGTTAAAGATGAATCATATAAGATGGGTGATATGAAATTACAAGAACCTACAATGAGTGGAAATAAGGCTATGGAATTTTGA
- a CDS encoding caspase family protein encodes MLLKLFTTSLILLLATGCGNIEPKVTSLDNTHNNQPEASKLKVTSIDSTEVLSNKIVWDGSKSEIDNNEYQKIITNYSKQKYPEKYKNIQNSINNVVNQGNIIWQDNIDTKTVRVNLYDAEKYCKNLNFSGHGNWYLPSEKQLVDLDQKNIKYYLDSYYWAASGSVVGFKTKSIVNPYGAFPYYVRCISDNTEVLSNLAFNNILEDQEKVSIITNHLILKKYNLEKDKFEKTSDFKKRVDYVKNNIEEITNVNMSKAYNKIYAKPLIKSIDYDADNELFYGKLTSSEGQFSKDIAINIPLEIAKDFYKYEKKVKVIYEYRDEKVFLKNIVVPYEGKIYSAVLRDADYKPNDIKVAIYKQIEYGENIIKEYQNDIPKFLENSKSGKTDNTKWLFIVGIENYEFTDSVKYSENSAEQIKSVMKKRLGIPENNVRTLINQGATSAKIDYNLKDMLRRVKSGDTIYFYYSGHGIPVPSQNNEPYMLAQDMNPAYLTDERFKLQNIYKSLSNSKATKVVAFIDSCFSGGTDNQALIKGVAATRIKPKSVTFDTSKMIVISAGSGTQYSNKYDEKGNRLFSYFVMRGLIENNSNTQRLYDYVKSNVQEKSYEMGASYEQVPVYNGNIGLEL; translated from the coding sequence ATGCTTTTAAAACTTTTTACAACTTCATTAATCTTACTTTTAGCTACTGGATGTGGAAATATAGAACCAAAAGTTACAAGTTTGGATAACACTCACAACAATCAACCAGAAGCATCAAAACTAAAAGTAACAAGCATAGATAGCACAGAAGTATTAAGCAATAAAATAGTTTGGGATGGAAGTAAGTCTGAAATTGATAATAATGAATATCAAAAAATTATCACAAATTACTCTAAACAAAAATATCCAGAAAAGTACAAAAACATACAAAATTCAATTAATAATGTAGTTAATCAAGGCAACATAATATGGCAAGACAATATTGATACCAAAACAGTGAGAGTTAACTTATATGATGCAGAAAAGTATTGCAAAAACCTTAACTTTTCAGGACATGGAAACTGGTATTTGCCATCTGAAAAACAATTGGTGGATTTAGATCAAAAAAATATTAAATATTATTTAGATAGTTATTATTGGGCTGCCAGTGGAAGTGTTGTAGGTTTTAAAACAAAAAGTATTGTAAATCCTTATGGTGCATTTCCTTATTATGTTAGATGCATAAGTGATAACACAGAAGTATTAAGTAATCTAGCTTTTAACAATATCTTAGAGGATCAAGAAAAAGTCTCTATAATAACTAACCACTTAATCCTCAAAAAATATAATTTAGAAAAAGATAAGTTTGAAAAAACATCAGATTTTAAAAAAAGAGTAGATTATGTGAAAAATAATATAGAAGAAATTACCAATGTAAATATGAGTAAAGCATATAATAAAATTTATGCTAAACCATTAATAAAATCAATTGATTATGATGCTGATAATGAATTGTTTTATGGTAAATTAACATCTAGTGAAGGACAGTTTTCCAAAGATATAGCTATAAATATTCCATTAGAAATTGCCAAAGATTTTTACAAGTATGAGAAAAAAGTAAAGGTAATTTATGAATATAGAGATGAAAAGGTTTTTTTAAAAAATATTGTTGTTCCATATGAAGGGAAAATATACTCAGCTGTATTGAGAGATGCAGACTATAAGCCCAATGATATTAAAGTGGCAATATATAAGCAAATTGAGTATGGTGAAAATATAATTAAAGAGTATCAAAATGACATTCCTAAGTTTTTAGAAAATTCCAAATCTGGTAAGACTGATAACACCAAATGGCTTTTTATAGTTGGAATAGAAAATTATGAGTTTACAGATTCAGTCAAGTATTCAGAAAATAGTGCTGAACAAATTAAATCTGTTATGAAAAAAAGACTTGGGATACCTGAGAACAATGTTAGAACCCTAATAAACCAAGGTGCTACCAGTGCTAAAATAGATTATAACTTGAAAGATATGCTCAGAAGAGTAAAAAGTGGAGATACTATCTATTTTTATTATAGTGGACATGGTATTCCAGTCCCATCTCAAAATAATGAACCATATATGTTGGCACAAGATATGAATCCAGCTTATCTAACAGATGAAAGATTCAAGCTCCAAAATATTTATAAATCTCTGAGCAATTCAAAAGCAACTAAGGTGGTAGCTTTTATTGATAGTTGTTTCTCAGGTGGCACAGATAACCAAGCACTTATAAAAGGTGTAGCTGCAACAAGGATTAAACCAAAGAGTGTGACTTTTGACACAAGTAAGATGATAGTTATAAGTGCTGGAAGTGGAACTCAATACTCAAACAAATATGATGAAAAAGGCAATAGACTTTTTTCATATTTTGTAATGAGAGGATTAATTGAAAACAATTCAAATACTCAAAGATTATATGACTATGTAAAATCAAATGTCCAAGAGAAGTCATATGAAATGGGTGCAAGTTATGAACAAGTTCCTGTTTATAATGGGAATATTGGATTAGAGCTTTAA
- a CDS encoding caspase family protein, which yields MLLKLFLFSATLFFINGCMDRQPEVRTSKVNNSEISYAKNIDVSVDEKTAEMNWNNFDNVKIDNEPTELLNFNNLTWANKEKNNIATWKKAYKYCTDLSNHGISNWRLPSQNELNYIRENRSIFSNISLNYYWSSDTKDIDNIPNAIAVNIKTGSADFDFQNNQNLFLCVGDKFVLSEIDQMALYKQRMEVLTNKLISKALEVEKPKFPKKPDTPIVPKAKNLIKGEFEKTAMFEDRVAVEKNNRLQIITSIEKQYTKDVKLYNSEIKRLTDEYNNKVAGNKNKINLITYESILKAYYLVYGIPYLDKILKYDADNEKFYTNIKSTKGGFEEKIEIIVPINEAEKFKENLSLLKINVIFTYKDKKLVLKKINIKNSEITYIATSTIRNYQDRAVSVAVNNGSLNLPATPLLSSSLAISSADYDIGEINYSKDPEIARLQKQKFELENRQRDKKQSLAKADLLRQQKLALEAQIALLEQTKGGVNDIPSLLKKSKAKKVDNTKWLFIVGIENYEYTDPVAFSANSAKEFKSVIEKRLGIPESNIRTLINRGATSSKIDYNLKDMLRRVKSGDTVYFYYSGHGIPVPAQDNEAYMLAQDMNPAYLTDERFKLQNIYKSLSNSKATKVIAFIDSCFSGGTDNQALIKGVAATRVKPKSVTFDTSKMIVISAGSGTQYSNKYDEKGNRLFSYYVMRGLIENNSNTQRLYDYVKSNVQEKSYEMGASYEQVPIYDGNIGLEL from the coding sequence ATGCTTTTAAAACTTTTTTTATTTTCAGCTACTTTATTTTTTATTAATGGATGTATGGATAGACAACCAGAAGTCAGAACCAGTAAAGTTAATAATAGTGAAATATCTTATGCAAAAAATATAGATGTATCTGTTGATGAAAAAACTGCTGAAATGAATTGGAATAATTTTGATAATGTGAAGATAGATAATGAGCCAACAGAGCTATTGAATTTCAATAATTTAACTTGGGCTAACAAAGAAAAAAACAATATTGCAACATGGAAGAAAGCCTATAAATACTGCACTGATCTTTCAAATCATGGTATTTCAAATTGGAGACTTCCAAGCCAAAATGAGCTAAATTATATTAGAGAAAATAGAAGTATATTTTCTAATATTTCATTAAATTATTATTGGAGTTCTGATACTAAAGATATTGACAATATACCAAATGCAATTGCTGTCAATATAAAAACAGGAAGTGCTGATTTTGATTTTCAAAATAACCAAAATTTATTCTTATGTGTAGGTGATAAATTTGTCTTGTCTGAGATAGATCAAATGGCTTTATACAAACAAAGGATGGAAGTATTAACTAATAAATTGATATCAAAAGCATTGGAAGTAGAAAAACCAAAGTTTCCTAAAAAACCAGATACACCAATAGTTCCAAAAGCAAAGAATCTTATTAAAGGTGAATTTGAAAAAACTGCTATGTTTGAAGATAGAGTAGCAGTAGAGAAAAATAATAGATTACAAATAATCACTTCTATTGAAAAACAATATACCAAAGATGTCAAATTATATAATTCTGAAATCAAAAGATTAACAGATGAATATAACAATAAAGTGGCAGGAAACAAAAATAAAATTAACTTAATTACATATGAGTCAATACTTAAAGCATATTATCTAGTTTATGGAATACCTTATTTAGATAAAATTTTAAAATATGATGCAGATAATGAAAAATTTTATACTAATATAAAATCTACAAAAGGTGGATTTGAAGAAAAAATTGAAATAATTGTACCAATCAATGAAGCAGAAAAATTCAAAGAAAATTTAAGCTTACTAAAAATTAATGTAATATTTACATATAAAGATAAGAAATTAGTGTTAAAAAAAATAAACATTAAAAATTCTGAAATCACTTACATAGCAACCTCTACTATTAGAAATTATCAAGATAGAGCAGTATCAGTAGCAGTAAATAATGGGAGTCTTAATCTTCCAGCTACTCCACTTCTCAGCTCTTCTTTGGCTATAAGTTCAGCTGATTATGATATTGGAGAAATAAACTATTCAAAAGATCCAGAAATAGCAAGACTGCAAAAACAGAAGTTTGAACTTGAAAATAGGCAAAGAGATAAAAAACAATCTCTTGCAAAAGCAGATCTATTAAGACAGCAAAAACTTGCCCTTGAAGCTCAAATAGCACTCCTTGAACAAACAAAGGGAGGAGTCAATGATATTCCAAGTCTTCTTAAAAAATCAAAAGCTAAAAAAGTAGATAATACTAAATGGCTCTTCATAGTAGGAATAGAAAACTATGAATATACAGACCCTGTGGCATTTTCAGCTAATAGTGCAAAAGAGTTTAAATCTGTTATAGAGAAAAGACTTGGTATCCCAGAGAGCAATATTAGAACCCTCATAAATAGAGGAGCTACTAGCTCAAAAATAGATTATAACTTGAAAGATATGCTCAGAAGAGTAAAGAGTGGGGATACTGTTTACTTTTATTACAGTGGACATGGCATTCCAGTTCCAGCACAAGACAATGAAGCATATATGTTGGCACAAGATATGAATCCAGCTTATTTAACAGATGAAAGGTTTAAGCTTCAAAATATTTACAAATCTCTGAGCAACTCAAAAGCAACTAAGGTAATAGCTTTTATAGATAGTTGTTTCTCAGGTGGAACAGATAATCAAGCACTTATAAAAGGTGTAGCTGCAACAAGAGTTAAACCTAAGAGTGTGACTTTTGATACAAGTAAGATGATAGTTATAAGTGCTGGAAGTGGAACTCAATACTCAAATAAATATGATGAAAAGGGTAATAGACTTTTCTCATATTATGTTATGAGAGGATTGATTGAAAACAATTCAAATACTCAAAGATTATATGATTATGTAAAATCAAATGTACAGGAAAAGTCATATGAGATGGGTGCAAGTTATGAGCAGGTTCCAATATATGATGGGAATATTGGGTTAGAGCTTTAA
- a CDS encoding DUF1566 domain-containing protein, whose amino-acid sequence MFLKLFLFLLPFSLFAGEVVWSSDASSEISQSEYDKVIEEYVDNKYPERVEAWEKKQKEIQNNTISLDGLMWQDNKDAIFIERDWIGAKEYCKDLILGGFNDWRLPNIDELKSILDKNRKPTIKKEFKNTVSGSYWSSTTTASNTTGAWRVYFSYGGQSSFSKTYYYYVRCVRAGQ is encoded by the coding sequence ATGTTTTTAAAGCTTTTTTTATTCTTACTTCCTTTTAGTCTATTTGCAGGAGAAGTTGTTTGGAGCAGTGACGCCAGTAGTGAAATTAGTCAAAGTGAGTATGACAAAGTTATAGAAGAGTATGTTGATAATAAGTATCCTGAGAGGGTTGAAGCTTGGGAAAAAAAACAAAAAGAGATACAAAATAATACAATCTCCTTAGATGGTTTGATGTGGCAAGATAACAAAGATGCTATATTCATAGAAAGAGACTGGATTGGTGCAAAAGAGTATTGTAAAGATTTAATTCTTGGGGGTTTTAATGACTGGAGACTACCAAATATAGATGAGCTTAAAAGCATATTGGATAAAAACAGAAAACCAACTATAAAAAAAGAGTTTAAAAATACTGTCTCTGGCAGTTATTGGAGTTCTACTACCACTGCTAGTAATACTACCGGTGCGTGGCGTGTCTACTTCAGCTATGGCGGTCAGAGCAGCTTCAGTAAGACTTATTACTATTATGTTAGGTGTGTTAGGGCAGGACAGTAA
- a CDS encoding DUF1566 domain-containing protein, giving the protein MILKLFLFILPLTLFSSEMVWSGDVSGELSQAEYDKVIKDYVDKKYPEIVEAWATFNNGLMWQDNNGLMWQDNEDVLSTMKNWSGAKQYCEDLTLVGFDDWRLPNIDELKSIVDKNRTPAIKKEFKNTISNGYWSSTTNASNTARAWNVYFSNGGQYYYGKASNFYVRCVRAGQ; this is encoded by the coding sequence ATGATTTTAAAACTATTTTTATTTATACTACCCCTTACTCTTTTTTCAAGTGAGATGGTTTGGAGTGGTGATGTTAGTGGTGAGCTGAGTCAAGCGGAGTATGACAAAGTTATAAAAGATTATGTTGACAAGAAGTATCCTGAGATAGTGGAAGCTTGGGCCACCTTTAATAATGGTTTGATGTGGCAGGATAATAATGGTTTGATGTGGCAGGATAATGAAGATGTTTTGTCAACTATGAAAAATTGGTCAGGAGCAAAACAGTATTGTGAAGATTTAACTCTTGTGGGTTTTGATGACTGGAGATTACCAAATATAGATGAACTTAAAAGTATAGTGGATAAAAACAGAACACCGGCTATAAAAAAAGAGTTTAAAAATACCATCTCTAACGGTTATTGGAGTTCTACTACCAATGCTAGTAATACAGCACGTGCGTGGAATGTCTACTTCAGCAATGGCGGTCAGTACTACTACGGTAAGGCAAGTAACTTTTATGTTAGGTGTGTTAGGGCAGGACAGTAA
- a CDS encoding caspase family protein — protein sequence MIKRVFILGLMVFVLSGYASGLKNPYNINQSEKFTALTNYLIGLELQPSKPTLPNKPKQPTIPLAKKLTKGKYEKTGTFEQRVKKEKAKRLKTIKTLEVNYAKDVRVYNDEVKKLTDNYNNELAKKQKKIDDITLKAMEKAYSIVYGKPYLENSLKYDADSETFFGVVTSTKGGFSEKVAVRVPIDQAESFEKNINSLKTSVVFDYKDNQLALKKIVVKKANTPYIAMLSDINFKSENISVAVGGGSLNLPASPLLSSSLAVSASDYSIGEVSYSKDPEIAKLQKQKFELEKNVRYKKQTLIKEAELRAQKLALESQIALLEQTKGGVNDIPSLLKKSKAKKVDNTKWLFIVGIENYEYTDPVAFSANSAKEFKSVIEKRLGIPESNIRTLINRGATSSKIDYNLKDMLRRVKSGDTVYFYYSGHGIPVPAQDNAPYMLAQDMNPAYIDDERFKLQNIYKKLSNSKATKIVAFIDSCFSGGTDNQALIKGVAATRIKPKSVTFNKNKMVVISAGSGTQYSNKYDEKSNRLFSYYLMRGLINNNTDINRLYDYVKSNVQEKSYEMGASYEQVPVYSGNIGLEL from the coding sequence ATGATAAAAAGAGTTTTTATTTTAGGTTTGATGGTTTTTGTTTTGTCTGGGTATGCAAGTGGTCTGAAAAATCCATACAACATCAATCAATCAGAAAAGTTTACAGCTTTAACAAATTATCTTATTGGGTTAGAGTTACAACCAAGTAAACCAACCTTGCCAAATAAACCAAAACAGCCAACTATACCATTAGCCAAAAAACTTACAAAAGGTAAGTATGAAAAGACTGGTACTTTTGAGCAAAGAGTAAAAAAAGAGAAAGCAAAAAGATTAAAAACTATAAAAACTTTAGAAGTAAATTATGCGAAAGATGTAAGAGTATATAATGATGAAGTAAAAAAACTTACAGATAACTACAACAATGAATTGGCTAAAAAACAAAAAAAAATAGATGATATAACTTTAAAAGCTATGGAAAAAGCTTACTCAATTGTTTATGGAAAACCATACTTAGAAAATAGTTTAAAGTATGATGCAGATAGTGAGACGTTTTTTGGAGTGGTAACATCTACAAAAGGTGGTTTTAGCGAAAAGGTTGCTGTAAGAGTTCCAATAGACCAAGCAGAGAGTTTTGAAAAAAACATAAACTCTTTAAAAACAAGTGTAGTTTTTGACTACAAAGATAATCAACTCGCTTTAAAAAAGATAGTTGTAAAAAAAGCAAACACTCCTTATATAGCAATGCTAAGTGATATTAATTTTAAAAGTGAGAACATAAGTGTAGCTGTTGGCGGCGGTAGTTTAAATCTGCCTGCTTCACCACTTCTAAGTTCATCCTTAGCTGTGAGTGCAAGTGATTATAGCATTGGCGAGGTTAGTTACTCTAAAGACCCTGAAATAGCAAAACTTCAAAAACAGAAGTTTGAGTTAGAAAAAAATGTAAGATATAAAAAACAAACCCTTATTAAAGAAGCAGAGTTAAGAGCACAAAAACTTGCACTTGAATCACAAATAGCACTCCTTGAACAAACAAAGGGAGGAGTCAATGATATTCCAAGTCTTCTTAAAAAATCAAAAGCTAAAAAAGTAGATAATACTAAATGGCTCTTCATAGTAGGAATAGAAAACTATGAATATACAGACCCTGTGGCATTTTCAGCTAATAGTGCAAAAGAGTTTAAATCTGTTATAGAGAAAAGACTTGGTATCCCAGAGAGCAATATTAGAACCCTCATAAATAGAGGAGCTACTAGCTCAAAAATAGATTATAACTTGAAAGATATGCTCAGAAGAGTAAAGAGTGGGGATACTGTTTACTTTTATTACAGTGGACATGGTATTCCAGTTCCAGCACAAGATAATGCTCCATACATGTTAGCCCAAGATATGAATCCAGCTTATATAGATGATGAAAGATTCAAGCTTCAAAATATTTATAAAAAACTTTCTAATTCAAAAGCTACAAAAATTGTAGCTTTCATAGATAGTTGTTTTAGTGGGGGAACAGATAATCAAGCCCTTATAAAAGGTGTGGCTGCAACAAGGATTAAACCTAAGTCAGTAACTTTTAATAAGAATAAAATGGTGGTTATAAGTGCTGGAAGTGGAACTCAATACTCAAATAAATATGATGAAAAAAGTAATAGACTTTTCTCTTATTATTTAATGAGAGGTCTCATTAATAATAATACTGACATAAATAGATTATATGACTATGTTAAATCAAATGTTCAAGAGAAGTCTTATGAGATGGGTGCAAGTTATGAACAAGTTCCTGTTTATTCTGGAAATATTGGATTAGAACTTTAA
- a CDS encoding AAA family ATPase, with protein MSHINNESTVLNSILNDNSLMENIDLTVNDFTVKENKEMFTNMKAQYDEDGYIELKELLVDLDPKYMDDYQDKIESNSVSDITRYVHRMKEITKKQAIEKALKKYSTIDKDINSSQVIEELGSLVSELEKESNEGTFSLDIQNLSDVIIEQPAFYLTDFLPLQKNEINLISAGGGVGKSYLGILLLSKLKKEYEGINIFSWFSEDTAGFVKNRGIELKAIYNNEIDINFDLAGKGHAMGFVDKGRNGNLQASKFFEFFKKQLVSYDVILLDPLIQFMGNIDENNNGEVRYFFNLLNTWAEEESKTFIIIHHHNKGSNDANGNKTTSVRGASAIIDAVRVHYSISAIDPRIKPIKDSKGKAVKVEQKMSKIYRYCKVEKANHFDPGDGVFEIKIFAPKSEDNQPIVSKELVAPVEVNNNTAVYDCDEIPF; from the coding sequence ATGTCCCATATTAATAATGAATCAACAGTATTAAACTCTATTCTAAATGACAACTCTTTAATGGAAAACATTGACTTAACTGTTAATGATTTTACTGTAAAAGAAAATAAAGAAATGTTTACAAATATGAAAGCACAATATGATGAAGATGGTTATATTGAACTAAAAGAACTCTTAGTTGATTTAGATCCAAAATATATGGATGACTATCAAGATAAAATTGAATCTAATTCAGTAAGTGATATTACAAGATATGTCCATAGAATGAAAGAAATCACTAAGAAACAAGCTATTGAAAAAGCTTTAAAGAAGTACTCTACTATTGATAAGGATATTAATTCAAGTCAAGTTATAGAAGAATTAGGGAGTTTAGTTTCAGAGCTAGAAAAGGAATCAAATGAAGGTACTTTTTCACTTGATATTCAGAATCTATCTGATGTAATAATAGAGCAACCTGCTTTTTATTTAACTGATTTTTTACCATTACAGAAAAATGAAATAAATCTAATAAGTGCTGGTGGTGGAGTGGGTAAAAGCTACTTGGGTATTTTACTACTCTCTAAATTAAAAAAAGAATATGAAGGGATAAATATATTTTCTTGGTTTTCAGAGGATACAGCAGGTTTTGTAAAAAATAGAGGAATTGAATTAAAAGCAATTTATAATAATGAAATTGATATTAATTTTGATTTGGCTGGTAAAGGTCATGCAATGGGGTTTGTGGATAAAGGTAGAAATGGAAATCTTCAAGCAAGTAAGTTTTTTGAGTTCTTTAAAAAACAATTGGTTTCTTATGATGTGATTCTATTAGACCCACTTATTCAATTTATGGGAAATATTGATGAAAATAACAATGGAGAAGTTAGGTATTTTTTTAATTTGTTAAATACTTGGGCAGAAGAAGAAAGTAAAACTTTTATCATAATACACCATCATAATAAAGGTTCTAATGATGCCAATGGTAATAAAACCACCAGTGTAAGGGGGGCCAGTGCTATTATTGATGCTGTTAGGGTGCACTACTCTATTAGTGCAATAGACCCAAGAATAAAACCTATCAAGGATAGCAAAGGTAAAGCTGTTAAAGTTGAGCAAAAGATGAGTAAGATTTACAGATATTGCAAAGTAGAAAAAGCTAATCATTTTGATCCAGGGGATGGTGTATTTGAGATTAAAATATTTGCTCCTAAATCAGAAGACAATCAACCAATAGTTTCCAAAGAATTAGTAGCACCAGTAGAAGTAAATAACAACACAGCTGTTTATGACTGTGATGAAATACCATTTTAG